A window of Paremcibacter congregatus contains these coding sequences:
- the cysK gene encoding cysteine synthase A, translating into MSVTDTGTEGRGKIYDNIIETMGNTPLVRMNRLGSDLGAEILLKLEFFNPLASVKDRIGAAMIASLEEQGKITEGTKIIEPTSGNTGIALAFVCAAKGYDLTLVMPESMSLERRKMLLILGAKLELTPAELGMKGAIARAEEMVAAAGNAVMPQQFANPANPAIHEITTAREIWNDTNGEIDVLVSGVGTGGTITGIAQALKPKKSDLHVVAVEPEDSPILSGGQPGPHKIQGIGAGFIPEILNTEYVDEVLTIGNETSFETARLVARNEGIPVGISSGAAIAAALELAERPAMKGKKIVVIVPSFAERYLSTALFDGL; encoded by the coding sequence ATGTCCGTTACAGATACCGGCACTGAAGGCCGCGGAAAAATTTACGACAATATTATTGAAACCATGGGCAATACCCCGCTGGTGCGCATGAACCGGCTCGGTTCTGATCTGGGGGCCGAAATTCTGCTGAAGCTGGAATTCTTCAATCCGCTGGCATCGGTCAAAGACCGGATCGGCGCCGCGATGATCGCCAGCCTGGAAGAACAGGGTAAAATCACCGAAGGCACAAAAATTATTGAGCCAACATCCGGCAATACCGGCATTGCGTTGGCCTTTGTCTGTGCCGCCAAAGGCTATGACCTGACGTTGGTAATGCCTGAAAGCATGTCGCTGGAACGGCGGAAGATGCTGCTGATCCTGGGCGCCAAACTGGAATTGACCCCGGCGGAACTCGGGATGAAAGGCGCCATCGCCCGGGCGGAAGAAATGGTCGCCGCGGCAGGCAATGCCGTAATGCCACAACAATTCGCCAACCCCGCCAACCCCGCCATCCACGAAATCACCACCGCCCGGGAAATCTGGAATGATACCAATGGCGAAATCGATGTGTTGGTTTCAGGTGTCGGTACAGGCGGCACGATTACCGGTATCGCCCAGGCGCTCAAACCGAAGAAAAGTGACCTGCATGTGGTTGCCGTGGAACCGGAAGACAGCCCGATTCTGTCTGGAGGCCAACCCGGCCCTCATAAGATTCAGGGCATTGGCGCAGGCTTTATCCCGGAAATTCTCAACACCGAATATGTCGATGAAGTTCTGACCATCGGAAACGAAACTTCTTTCGAGACCGCCCGTCTGGTGGCCAGGAACGAAGGTATTCCTGTCGGGATTTCATCCGGCGCCGCCATCGCCGCCGCCCTGGAGCTGGCGGAACGCCCGGCCATGAAAGGTAAGAAAATCGTTGTGATTGTTCCCTCCTTTGCCGAACGCTATCTGTCCACTGCACTTTTTGACGGTCTCTAG